A region of the Echeneis naucrates chromosome 15, fEcheNa1.1, whole genome shotgun sequence genome:
agcgtGAGCCTCACTGACTAATAAATGCTCTGCACTGCATTGCCTGTGGATTGCCTGTGacatacattttcaaaccattgttatataaaaaaaaggggaaaaaaaaaaatctacattacATAAGAAATGCAAACTAATCAAATGTGAAGGGAGCTTAGACTCACAGCACTGCAGCCGGGTGAGTAGATCGATGCAATGCCACGGAGGGAGAAAAAGctcagcgagagagagagagaaatgggaggCAGCAGAAATGGGGCCTGTGTCTTTAAAAGACCCAGGAGAGCGCGAGGATGGTGGAACATCATCATGTCAAGAACACACGACACACAAGATACCAGCATGCCCATCCAACTCAATGTGATCAGTTCACTCAGACAAAACAGAGCTGAGGGgaaaataacaatgaaatgaatcacAAGACGAAACTAAAGTGATTGCatgaataaatagattttaaacagctttttctgAACACCCTcaatttatttgaaaggaaaaaatataaataaacaaaacggATGGCAATTTTTCTGCACAACTGCAAGAGATTAAACCTGAGCAATATAAACAGCAACTAGGGAGAAGATATAAAGACAAAAGTGTCTAGATACACATTCACAACCGGGCCACAGCTACTTAATGAGGCTCTCTTTTAAATATCTACCCATCACATAATACAGCTATACATCTGAACTGACTGGTTCATCCACAGAGGGAGCATTCCCCAGAGATCTGCAGTTATTATCTACACCACTCCCAGCTGACGGCAGGGTTCACTCCGAGCACACTGGACAgctcagcagtccatcacaaggctGACATGTAGGAATAAACAACCGTTCAAGCTCACATTCAAATCTGTGGTCCGTTTTTGTCATGAATAAGCCAAACTTTCTTTGGGAGGAAGGTGGCATTAGCTacataataaaacaacagtCACTCTGTTTTTTAATAACAATTAAAGGACATTGGAATTATGAACAGTAAAATTTGTTGAGCCAAATCATTGTTTCTGCTAGTTACACCttcaagatgaatgaaaaacagtAACAGCTTTCTCTTCTTAGATTTTTATTACTGAAtcttattaaaaacattaaaaaacaaaataaaaagaaaaagttagtGTGCTCTCGAATTGGACATGGGGGGTTGTGTCAGTTTCTAggaattcaattttattttgtgatttagAAATTCTAATAAAAGAGCAACACACCTAAAAACTATCTGAGTTTCAGCTGAAGGGAGAGCGGCTGAGGCCTTCTTTCAGTCTGTGTCTGATGGCCGAATCAACGTTTCTGTGATGTTGAAAGCATCTTTGAGCTCCTGGGAAAGAATAGACagttacaaaaatacaaatatcaaacacattaaaatatttatagcAGAGTCTTGTGCTGTTGCAAGGTTAAGAGTTGAAATTTGCTAACCCTCCACATCTTCGGGCTGATTGAGATGATGCATTGTTTACGGCTGCTTGGTCCTCCGGCTTccacctctccttcctccacaggttctgaaacaaacaaacagacacacaaacaaaaaaaaaaaaactcaacaattCCCCTGGAGACGTTTCCTTCTTTATTTCACAGTTAGAATAACCCAGTTAAGCATCACAGCTTCTCACCTATACAAGGCAGTTTGGCTTTATCCAGATAAATCCGCGCCAAGCCGTcctgaaacaaagacagaactGTCAGACCTGCTAACAACCACCAGGGGGCAAAAGAACTCAACGTAAACACAACTCAGCAGAGGTGGCTCACCCTGATGAGAAAAGATGTGTGGAAAATGTTCTCTACTGTCCGGGAGAACGAGTTGGGGTCAATGACGAACTCATAATATGAAATCGGTGACGttgctgaaacagaaacacgTTACCAAGTAAGAACTGTAGAATACTGAAACGATAAAGTCTTGTGGGGCCAAATTTAAACTCACGCTCATCTCCGTAATAACCCCTCAGGTATCCTAAAATCCTTTCCACCTCTTTCTCTGTTGCTTCTTGATGGGACTCTTCCATTTTTCTCAGctgacaacatgaaaaagaTGCAGCAGATGTAATTGTGTCTTATTGTGTTCATTGTTTGCATGTCAACATCTGGACCTAAACATTATCTAGGTCAGCCACCTGAGTGGGCATTATCCTCTTAGCTTCCTTGCTGGGTGCTTTCCTTTGCCTTTCAATCCTTTGCTTTGGTGGAGGCGGCTCGGCGTGGAATGAGCCCATCCTGatcaaaacaaggaaaaaaaattactcctGAGGGAAGGACGAAGTAAttaggataaaaataaaacctgaaataaTACATCAGTTTTTGACTTTAAGCTTTGCATGCACTCACTTCTGTGATTCTTAACCCTGGAATTTAATTAGCAACaacatgtttgttgttgaaACACCAAAGAAGACACCAAAATAATAAGCAGCTGTGTACAACACGTTGAAACACTCACATATAATGGAAGGAGGGTGCCGTCCTGAAACACCAGTCTGCCCTCCTGGCCAGTCTGTGCCAGGCGTCCTGTGGCAGATACCCATCAACGCCATTCTGCTCGTCATCGCCATCCTCGAGACGGTTTAGCCCCATGAAGGACAACTGTCAGAGAAGCAGAAACCCCTAAATATGATGTCCTGAcgtataaacaaacaaaagcactcTCTGattacatatatattattatattttgacATGGTATTACTGCTGTCTTGTTTTTCGACACCAGTGAACAAAACTAGTCTTTAAAAATGTAGCATCTGGTTAAGGAAAATCTTCAGCTCAATTTATTATTGAGGAAATTAACATTTACATTGGTCTTAAATTTGGAAAACAAGGAGTAACACTGTTGATACACTGCTGCCATATTTTTTGTTCATAGCAAAACATAGTACAGTTTAAAGGTAGTAAGGAAAACAACATAAGCACTATAATAATACCAGTGAAGATCTTTTAAATCTCTTAAATTTTACAACAAACAACTGAGTTACAGCAATTACCATTAATTTGGAGATACCACAGCCACCTGATGAAAGTAAAAAGGCTCTGCTTTCGGCTGTTTTGCTCCTTTCCTATTTCAACTTTTAGCaggataaaacacatttcacacacatggACATAGTGCATATACTCACAAGATGCTCAGCAAAAGCAGTTGGGTCGAAAGCCGCACCCTCAGAAAACAGCTGGCTGGCTTTCTCCTTTCCCAGGTCTGTGGCTACAACCAGGAGTTGAGCGTCCAGAGCAGCTTCCCTCGCCTGCCGAACTGCCAGAGATCACAGAGAAATCAGGTCGGCCTATCTACAGAATCAGTAATGATATTTCATTCACATGTGGTTTGTTACTCTACACACAACATGTGAAGGAGCAACTTTAACAGGAAAATTAGAGTTGCTAATTGTAGTgcacccagaggaaacacatGCTGCATCATTTACCACTTCACTGATTTTTATATTAACATCTTTGGTCAACATGTTCCTTTTGAGACTGAATAAGTGGAGGGGTTAGAGGCAAGAATTAGaatctgtgaaaaacataaTCATCAGAAATGGGGATGACATGTACCCTGGTGGATATGCGACCATTGAGGAGAAGAAATGTCTCCAATGAGAGGCCTATTACATACAATATTACAGATTCCTAGTATAATACGGGTGAATTGAAGAGAAGTCTCTCGTTTATGGTACAAATGATGAATATGCATTCATGTTTTCTATGAAGATGCAGCAcatattgtgttttcatgtgtaatTCCTATTGCATGTAGATTTGATTGTGGTGAGCATATTGTGATACGTTTTCTGTTATGTTGTTGTAAGTTTTAACTATCAGTGCAATTCTTAAAAGATCTGTTTATGTTGTTGTGACTTGTATGTGCTGGTCATTCATCACCTGCAGCTCCCAGGGTGCTATTTCACATCCTCGTCACGTGCAGGTGTCAGAGAAGCTAAAGAAGGTCATGAGGTGAAATGTTGTTTACCTCACACTTACCATCTTTGAACAGCTTGTTTGCCTGCTCTAAAACTTCTGTGAGTTTGTTGTTGGAGGGACTCAGCATGTCTTCTCTGttctctgaagaaaaaaaacaaaacaaaacaaaacacgattAGCACAAATATCATACTtatcaacaaacaacaacaacaacaacaacctgtaTGTGCATCATACTCACGCTGCACGGAGTTGATCAGGTCTCTGTACTTGCTCCGTATTTCCCTCCGGAGTCCCGGGTCGTTGTCGTCGTCCTGCAGGTCATTAGAGCCGATGGCAGAGTCCCCGCCGTCCCCATCAGTCTGCGGCTGGTCTCCCCTCCTGCGGCCGGAGCCGGAGCCGTTCTGCCGGGGAGCCTCCTCATCCCCGCCGCTCCTGGCTCTCTTCATCTTCGCTCAGGGAGAAACACGCTGAAgccaaaataaagagagagagagactttcaGTTGGTCGGTATTAAATGTATACAGACGCTGCAGCTTTTTCAacgaataaaaaaaaccaaaaaacagaaTCCTGAATTCTGTCAGTTTGATGAACGTTGTTTTCCCGTTTTCAGCTTCAAAGTTTAGCAAAACAcagtaccaaaaaaaaacaaaaaaaaaaaacaagatatatATCCCTACTCCGGCACCATTCCGAGTGGTATGTTTAATTAACGTGATTGCACAAATAGCACGGCAAGATAAACTGGATTTGGAGTGATTATTAGTAATTGTTATAGTCAGTTCTGGCTTAAATTGTCATGCCGAAGAGTTTCCAAACGAGCTGCTGGTTTTCAGCGTTAAGCTAACGCTACGTCCATTTGCAATAAAGTACAGCCTTGACgtcggtaaaaaaaaaaaatcaatcactgTACGGCTCATAGAAAAACTCCACAGCAGCAAGCACacaaaggcaaaacaaacaacacaaaacacaaggtCATGTTATTAAAATTTGATGCAAAAATCTGCCGGGAGGAGAGCTAACGCGAAAACGGAAGTACCGGAGGGTGTATCATCGCGTTTCTCGTCTTCTGCGTGCTCGGTCGGGGCTAACGCTAGCTGTTGTTAgctaaaaaaaatcagttctgaGTTCAGATCCGAGTTTTAAGCCTCTGACGATCACGTCCAAATGAAGGCCACTATAGCAGTCAACTGTCAGTCTGCTCCACCGAGTCTACCGactttttgctttgaaaaacTTTAACGTACCTGCTCGACACTCTCACACAAGACCCGCCAGGATCTTAACGTCAATCCAAACGAAGTTGGTTCTACGTTGGTGAGGTTCCGCCAAGGAAATGGAAACCGAGAGTAAACAAcgaaaacaataacaataaccaTCATTCTAGGAAATACAAAATTATCgccacacaaaataaataaaagcattttgacTGGAATTCACCGGAACATTACATAATTTTTTAGATACCGACACAGAATTACAAAATGATTAGGTAAACATTCAATCGAAATCTTGTCTGGTGTGCACTTAAAATCCACAAATACCATAATCCAtgagtttgtattttctttttttgtgttttttttgtttaaagccACAAACGCTCACTTCCATACGAAGGTGGAACTAACTTCAGTGACGGTCGGCCTCCCTCGGACCTGGTGGGTGGGGCCGGCGGCGCGTTTCGGTCCCGTGCCAACGGAAGAGGGCGCGCTCGGGGCTGCTGGAAAGTTTGTGACGTCAGAAAGCCGCTCTTTGGCGCTGATTCGTCGTCTAGTTGTCATGGTGATAAGGAGCGTCCCGCCACGTCCAGCTGGTGTTGTCTGACGTAAGTTTAAAcagatttaattaaatgttttatacaCTGTTTACAGATACACTCTTATATAGTtattaaacaatatttttaaattttttattacatgatgaaaatatttatcgtttttttattttttttttagatttcctGTTTATTATAACCCAGACGGTACGtatttatttgtacttttttattctttgcaaCGCGATAGTTGGAGGCCTGCATTAGTTCCGATGGTAAAATGAAGTTAGTTCATACAATTGAAATAAGCCTGTAGCATATAACTCAAAGTTGAGTCGCGTTGTGCGGATTCTGCTCAGGTTTGATTAAATCAATTTTATTAGTAAATGAATTTCTGAAGCGTTGCTTTCGCTGTCTCTTATCGGCAGCTTTAATCTTCTCCtgacctcagagctgcaggagcttTGCCGGTGGTTTAACGGGCTTGTTTATCATGACCGAGCCGAAGTCCAGCCGGACCGGGGTCCGTCCGGACCCGAACAACTTTGACAGAGGTCCGGATGTGCTGACCGGCCCCCGGTGCCCGGAGTCCTGCGCACGGCTCGGTATCAAACCTGTCGAACTTCTGATCAAGTCGCTGAACGAGCTGATGGCTGAGCAGCAGGACTCGCCCTTCGAGGCGGTCAAAGTTATGCACGAATCCTACGAAAAGGAGAGAATGAAGCTTTTACAACTGTGccgagaggagagggagaggattATCCAGGCGGGCCAGGACAGGTGGCCGGCTCCGGACGTCCCATATGCAGATCTGTGCCTGAAGGGGAAACCTGCCAGCAGGCcctcctgctgtgctgcaggtAACAGAGACCCAGACAGGTGGACGgtctgcagcttcagcagctcCCCGGCTACTGACATGAAACTGGAGAGGCTCTCAGGTGAAATCGGGAAGGAGATGTGTGTCACGGTGTCACAGAGAGACCGCAAGATAGCTGCTCTCATGCTGGCGAAGCACCGGGAGGAGCAGGCCCGGCTGGAGCTCAGTCAGCAGGAGCAAGAGCAGCGAGAGGAGGCCCGCAAGCGAGAGGAGGCCCGGCGGGCTcatgctgagagagagaggaggaggaaactgaaACACCGCGTGAAACGCTGGGATGAGGAGCTGGAGGCCCGCAGGAGGCTGAAGGAGCGGCAGGAGAACGAGAAAACAGGGCGACTCCAGCAGGAGGTTCTGCTGCAAGAAGACCGGTGCAGGAGGCTgaaagaggaggtggaggcccAACGCAGGGACAAGATAGACGCTGCACACAGAGAGGCAAAGGCCCACAAACAGTACCAGGAGAAGCTGctgagagagaagcaggaggcggaggagagggagcgagagaaggagagagaggtggcTGTGCAGAAGGAGATGAAGGCCAGGAGGAGCAAGgtgctgctggagaagaaggagaggaggaggctcCAGGAGGAAAACCACAAGGAGCTGCTCCGACACGTCCTGCTGAAGCAGaaggtggagcagcaggtggaggaggaggcggctCGGATGAGGAGCAGCCtggagaagaagctgcagcGCTCCTCCGAGAAACGTGCCCAAGCCGAAGAGGCCCGGCTGAGGGAGCTGCGGGAGCGGGCGgcccaggaggaggagcagaccCAGAGGGCCCAGCTGAGGGCCAAGCTGCAGGGCGTCCAGAAGCTCACTCACAAacagatcctggtccagctCAGCCAGCGGCGGACGGAGCGGGCCGCCGCGCACGCCGCGACCCAGCGCAGGAGCAGAGCGCAGCAGGCGCACCAACGCAACGCACGCCGGCAGCTCTGCCACCAGAGACTCAGGGAGAGGatgcagagggaggaggaggcagtcAGGAAGGTCAGAGAGAGCTACATCCTCATGAaggagtggaggagggagaggctgcggaggcagagagagcagatACAGGAGGAGGCGCACACTTTGGCTCGGGCCTCCTTTCACATGAGGGACAGAGtgagacagcagacacacagaaggaCCTTTGATCAGATGGCTCTGGAGGCTCAGCTGACTGCCTCCATGAGCCACATGAAACTGTGAACGACGTGATCTCCACCCATCCTGACcctgagggggtgggggtgactCACAACATGCCACACATCTGCCTCAGAGTCATTTTCACATGGGCAGAGTATCCACAGAATCAGAGAATGAAGCTGTGCTCTGTAGTCACAGCAGTGCTTGAAGGCTGACATCAGTGTTTGGAGTTTGACAAAAGCAGCGGTGGAGTGCAGATAAGAGAGGTCAAGGCCGGGGGCGCTTTGGGGAGAATTTCTGGGAGTTGGAGACTCGccaagctgcagctctgtgcatGAGCTGGGAGGGAGTGAGAAGCCAAAGTACCACTTGATGTTTATCTAACCACAGTGTTGTCTTTTCCACAGGTTGAGTCTGGTGTAAACATATCACCCCATCTCAGTAGAAGCTTGTTATTTTGTAAATGAATCAAGATCAGATCGATGCAGAACGGACGTTTACTAGAATAAACTGTGAGTAGACTACAAATAGCTGTTACATCAGACATGAAGTGTTTTGGACCAAACGTAATGAAGCAAATTAAACTATTAGTGGTGTGATGATGTCTAACATATATGGCTGGTTCTGTATATTTTagcatttcttttaatttaataaacCATAccttaaaatacaaaatgctttAATCTCAGAATTTGTTGAAGGTAGTTGATTGAGGGCaccgtgttgtgttgtgttgtgtgggaaatgaaaaacagcccAAAGCTAAGCAACAGAAATGAgcagatatattttatttcatatgaaaTTCTGCATTTGCTTAAAAACAACCAGACGAGaattattaaaatttaaaaaaaaaaaaaaaaaaaaaaaaaaaaaaaaagggacttAAAATCTGTCAGAAGTTTGTGATTGAAGGTGCCCGCTGTCAGCGACCATGTTTCTGGCTTTGTCACTTGGAAAACAATTTacactgaaacatttctcaTCCTCCATTTTTGTTATTGGCATTATTGCACTTTAACAAACCAGAAGTTTcgaccacacaaacaaaaagcgaATTATAGAGGCATGACCTCCATCtctttcagtaaaaaaaagaatctttTAGTTCCTGTAGATCCAGTTTCTTGGAATTCACTGTTGAGCGTGCCAGACTGCACTGAGGACAATATATCAGCTATCAAATTCTTTATTCCTCCTGCAAAGCTCTTTTGGTGCACGAACAAGCTAGACTAAGAGGAAGTTTCAGTGAAACCAAGGATAACTCTtccaacaattttttttttcgtcgCCATTTTTGTGCACTGAAGAGTCACACAGGTGCCTCTGCTCTGAACTGATGTTCCCATGTCAGTCGTCATGCAGCCCAAGAGCAAGGACCATGGGCAGCCCAACCCCAAGGATGAGAGTGAGGCTCTCCAAGAGCCCCAGGCGGTGCCGCTGGTGGCTCTTGGCCCCAGTGTGCTGCTGGAGGTCGGAGGATGGCTGGtctgcgctgctgctgctgctgctgctgctgcttaccTCAGGGAGAACGTGCACTGTGGCCACGTACAGGAAAGTCCCAGCTGAGAAAAGCATCCCCACACCTGTGGCACTGAGCTGGTTCTGAGACGAGCTGCCggactgcagacacacacacacacaaacatgtcatattaaaaagaaaaacccaaaccaTAGACTAGAACTGTACTGTATTAGATATAATATCTGAGCTGCTCTCTTACTGCATGTAATATGAAGTAAGTGGTGATGGCAACGATGGGCGACGCGGCCGAAAAGGCCAGCAAGTGTCCCTGAATGTACTTATTGTCGAGGCCTGCGTGCATCAGAAAGGAGACCAAACCAAAAGCTGCAGGCGCctaaaggagagaagagaaacttTAGCCCGCTGCAGTTTGTCTGggagcagagctgctggatATTTCACTGAGGCCTTTTCCAATGGAAAACTCACCTTGTGCAGAATAACAGCCAGAAACACGATGACTTGCACCGTCACTTGATCCGTGGCCACAGCTGCGCCCAGAGCGAAGCCGTCAGCTGTATGAGAAGTGTGTTAATATACAGAACAATCCACCTATCCTGGGAATCTActttggtgtgtctgtgttttctttcccctttgGCAAATTCGATCTGGATTAAAcccaggaaatgaaaaaacaggaagaatgaAAGATGCCATTGGAGCCCATAAAAGCCTTAAGCCCTGAAGCCATCACATACAACTTGAGAACTTTGCTGAGAAAAGTCAATAATGTTTTCAGTAAATATTGACGTGTTAATACCTGCTGCATGAATAACCAGTCCTAAAGTGGCCGTGATGCCGACGCTGTTATCTGAAATGAGACACAGTGGCAGTGAAAAGGTTTAACACTTCAATTCTTCCATCCAAACTGGAGCA
Encoded here:
- the LOC115055523 gene encoding zinc transporter ZIP9 is translated as MDGGLAVTFISVAMFVGCFLLGFLPLLFRLSEKSLQFVSILGAGLLCGTALAITIPEGVGLLLESWRASSTSSLNGSERNITSTDGGPESRLFISVALTFGFIFMFVVDQMGNYIFMRDNSVGITATLGLVIHAAADGFALGAAVATDQVTVQVIVFLAVILHKAPAAFGLVSFLMHAGLDNKYIQGHLLAFSAASPIVAITTYFILHASGSSSQNQLSATGVGMLFSAGTFLYVATVHVLPEVSSSSSSSSSADQPSSDLQQHTGAKSHQRHRLGLLESLTLILGVGLPMVLALGLHDD
- the nsmce4a gene encoding non-structural maintenance of chromosomes element 4 homolog A, with the protein product MKRARSGGDEEAPRQNGSGSGRRRGDQPQTDGDGGDSAIGSNDLQDDDNDPGLRREIRSKYRDLINSVQQNREDMLSPSNNKLTEVLEQANKLFKDVRQAREAALDAQLLVVATDLGKEKASQLFSEGAAFDPTAFAEHLLSFMGLNRLEDGDDEQNGVDGYLPQDAWHRLARRADWCFRTAPSFHYMMGSFHAEPPPPKQRIERQRKAPSKEAKRIMPTQLRKMEESHQEATEKEVERILGYLRGYYGDEPTSPISYYEFVIDPNSFSRTVENIFHTSFLIRDGLARIYLDKAKLPCIEPVEEGEVEAGGPSSRKQCIISISPKMWRELKDAFNITETLIRPSDTD
- the LOC115055738 gene encoding coiled-coil domain-containing protein 177, with product MTEPKSSRTGVRPDPNNFDRGPDVLTGPRCPESCARLGIKPVELLIKSLNELMAEQQDSPFEAVKVMHESYEKERMKLLQLCREERERIIQAGQDRWPAPDVPYADLCLKGKPASRPSCCAAGNRDPDRWTVCSFSSSPATDMKLERLSGEIGKEMCVTVSQRDRKIAALMLAKHREEQARLELSQQEQEQREEARKREEARRAHAERERRRKLKHRVKRWDEELEARRRLKERQENEKTGRLQQEVLLQEDRCRRLKEEVEAQRRDKIDAAHREAKAHKQYQEKLLREKQEAEEREREKEREVAVQKEMKARRSKVLLEKKERRRLQEENHKELLRHVLLKQKVEQQVEEEAARMRSSLEKKLQRSSEKRAQAEEARLRELRERAAQEEEQTQRAQLRAKLQGVQKLTHKQILVQLSQRRTERAAAHAATQRRSRAQQAHQRNARRQLCHQRLRERMQREEEAVRKVRESYILMKEWRRERLRRQREQIQEEAHTLARASFHMRDRVRQQTHRRTFDQMALEAQLTASMSHMKL